A stretch of Gossypium hirsutum isolate 1008001.06 chromosome A06, Gossypium_hirsutum_v2.1, whole genome shotgun sequence DNA encodes these proteins:
- the LOC107961799 gene encoding uncharacterized protein isoform X1: MRPPSLHCNFFSSLKQVEKRLKLEENQPDSGQPHVPTQSFSTPLYLHLTHPSNTNITNSEPPQAFMSSSPQSLSTNETHPQINPPHSPATSKDTDDIEYLMQLLGLSDNLGETQKREKHKTVVGRGNSCGCECGFYEKIVGVKGPKCDKEVERLEGWIIYFSRNGSEPLRLAFLLMAKAAFESADDSGFQTLEFPSIIDEFLKIDPPKD; this comes from the exons ATGCGACCGCCATCTCTACACTGCAATTTCTTCTCATCTCTCAAACAG GTTGAAAAAAGATTGAAACTAGAAGAAAACCAACCAGATTCAGGACAACCCCATGTCCCTACTCAATCTTTTAGCACCCCACTTTACCTGCACTTAACCCACCCTTCCAACACTAACATAACCAACAGCGAACCCCCTCAAGCTTTCATGTCTTCTTCACCTCAGTCCCTTTCTACAAATGAAACCCATCCTCAGATTAATCCCCCTCATTCCCCCGCAACAAGCAAAGACACTGATGATATCGAATATTTGATGCAGCTTTTGGGTTTATCGGATAATCTGGGAGAAACCCAGAAAAGAGAGAAGCACAAAACTGTTGTTGGTAGAGGGAATTCTTGTGGATGTGAGTGTGGATTTTATGAGAAGATTGTTGGTGTTAAAGGGCCAAAGTGTGACAAAGAAGTGGAAAGACTGGAAGGTTGGATTATATATTTCTCCAGGAATGGTAGTGAGCCATTGAGGTTGGCTTTCTTGCTTATGGCTAAAGCTGCTTTTGAGAGTGCTGATGATTCTGGGTTTCAAACTCTGGAGTTTCCGTCAATTATAGATGAATTTTTAAAGATTGACCCACCCAAAGACTGA
- the LOC107961799 gene encoding uncharacterized protein isoform X2, giving the protein MRPPSLHCNFFSSLKQLLGLSDNLGETQKREKHKTVVGRGNSCGCECGFYEKIVGVKGPKCDKEVERLEGWIIYFSRNGSEPLRLAFLLMAKAAFESADDSGFQTLEFPSIIDEFLKIDPPKD; this is encoded by the exons ATGCGACCGCCATCTCTACACTGCAATTTCTTCTCATCTCTCAAACAG CTTTTGGGTTTATCGGATAATCTGGGAGAAACCCAGAAAAGAGAGAAGCACAAAACTGTTGTTGGTAGAGGGAATTCTTGTGGATGTGAGTGTGGATTTTATGAGAAGATTGTTGGTGTTAAAGGGCCAAAGTGTGACAAAGAAGTGGAAAGACTGGAAGGTTGGATTATATATTTCTCCAGGAATGGTAGTGAGCCATTGAGGTTGGCTTTCTTGCTTATGGCTAAAGCTGCTTTTGAGAGTGCTGATGATTCTGGGTTTCAAACTCTGGAGTTTCCGTCAATTATAGATGAATTTTTAAAGATTGACCCACCCAAAGACTGA